A window from Fodinibius salicampi encodes these proteins:
- a CDS encoding outer membrane beta-barrel protein: protein MSTNKHNPEDPIEEFFQKKVQEFDISYREKDWMKLEKKLDMAARKRSLEKKRRWLIAASLLLFALLGYFTYQNYVSIDEINEQLSEQTEQQQDQPEQSEELETLPDITSPEADDNLESDQNISGEMADESSNGDVEDNRQNIAGTRQAEQAQQEYLVSNQMSRGLNVNEVYCPECNLSSLGKKVYPKVFATVESEEGNERTENQSITSDHSENGEGMIASSRFALGFVASPDFSTVGSLSNFSDMGYKIGVAVEYRLTKNLSVSGGVIQSDVRYTAQGGDYNPNQGYGSYGNPGVLPDETFARCLILDIPINVKYNFLNFEHSRLYASTGIASYIMLNEEYDFRYDQNGEGLPQSWNKRTGTGHLMSNVGFSIGLEYDIHPRWSLRAEPYVRVPLKGVGEGNVKLYSIGSFVSLNFQLQ, encoded by the coding sequence ATGTCTACAAACAAACATAATCCGGAAGATCCTATTGAGGAGTTTTTCCAGAAAAAAGTCCAGGAATTTGATATTTCCTATCGGGAAAAAGACTGGATGAAGCTGGAAAAGAAGCTCGATATGGCAGCAAGAAAGAGATCCTTGGAGAAGAAGCGTCGATGGCTGATTGCAGCTTCCTTGCTGTTATTTGCGCTGCTAGGATATTTCACCTATCAAAATTATGTCTCGATTGATGAAATTAATGAGCAACTCAGCGAGCAAACAGAACAGCAGCAAGATCAACCGGAGCAGTCTGAGGAGTTGGAAACTCTTCCGGATATTACGTCACCGGAAGCCGATGATAATCTGGAGTCTGATCAGAATATCAGTGGAGAAATGGCTGATGAATCCTCAAATGGAGATGTAGAGGATAACAGGCAAAATATTGCTGGTACAAGGCAGGCAGAACAAGCCCAGCAGGAATATTTAGTAAGTAATCAGATGAGCAGAGGGTTGAATGTGAATGAGGTTTACTGTCCCGAATGTAATCTGTCTTCTTTGGGTAAAAAAGTATACCCAAAAGTATTCGCTACAGTCGAGTCAGAAGAAGGAAATGAGCGAACTGAAAATCAATCGATAACTTCTGATCATTCTGAGAATGGAGAAGGCATGATCGCATCCTCGCGTTTTGCTTTGGGTTTTGTGGCCAGTCCGGATTTTAGCACGGTGGGTTCATTGTCAAACTTTTCGGATATGGGATATAAAATTGGGGTGGCAGTGGAATACCGTCTGACAAAGAATCTCTCTGTTTCCGGGGGAGTTATTCAGTCGGATGTTCGATATACTGCCCAGGGAGGAGATTATAACCCTAATCAAGGGTACGGCAGTTATGGGAATCCCGGGGTTCTACCCGATGAAACATTTGCCCGCTGCCTTATTCTCGATATCCCGATAAACGTGAAGTATAACTTTCTAAATTTTGAACATTCCAGACTGTATGCGTCTACTGGTATTGCTTCCTATATCATGCTGAATGAAGAATACGATTTTAGATATGACCAAAATGGTGAAGGATTACCACAAAGCTGGAATAAAAGGACGGGCACAGGACACTTAATGAGTAATGTGGGATTTTCAATTGGACTGGAATATGATATCCATCCCAGGTGGAGCCTGAGGGCTGAACCCTATGTAAGAGTACCTTTGAAAGGGGTTGGAGAAGGGAACGTAAAGCTGTATTCCATCGGAAGTTTTGTGTCACTTAATTTTCAGCTTCAATAG
- a CDS encoding YceI family protein — protein MLHRAFILCLFMVYGFSPEAYGQAFMTESGHAEFDSSVPLHTFTGESDYLVGKINLDNSVVDFYLDVTTLKTGIGKRDKDMLETLEAEEYPFAEFYGKLTTPFDPENETPQKVTVEGEFTIHGISRERSIEGTLKPTSEGLHLTSSWTINIEDYDIEPPGILFYRVSEQMDIRIEATLKPIEQ, from the coding sequence ATGCTTCATCGGGCTTTTATTCTATGTCTGTTCATGGTTTATGGTTTTTCCCCGGAGGCTTATGGACAGGCCTTTATGACGGAATCGGGGCACGCAGAGTTTGACTCATCCGTACCCCTGCATACCTTTACCGGCGAAAGCGATTACCTGGTGGGTAAAATTAATCTGGATAATTCCGTTGTTGATTTTTATCTGGATGTAACAACCCTGAAAACTGGTATCGGTAAGCGCGACAAAGATATGCTAGAAACGCTGGAAGCTGAAGAATATCCCTTTGCAGAATTTTATGGCAAACTAACAACTCCCTTTGATCCGGAAAATGAAACGCCACAAAAAGTGACGGTTGAAGGTGAATTTACTATTCACGGGATTAGCAGGGAGAGAAGTATTGAGGGCACCCTTAAACCTACATCGGAGGGTCTTCATCTTACTTCTTCGTGGACCATTAATATCGAAGATTATGATATAGAACCTCCGGGAATTTTATTTTATCGCGTAAGTGAACAAATGGATATTAGAATCGAAGCAACACTCAAACCAATCGAGCAGTAG
- a CDS encoding DUF5777 family beta-barrel protein — protein MKTMNKQLFSVLFIILLITSTVYGQMERKRVQTDGPVQDVFWAPTLITQASTEHLPAGNLNSTIMHSFGVATQRPLQTFFGIDNVRNVRLGIDYGITDRWSMGIGRSSLTNIVDLRTKLAILQQNQSDTQPISISVKGDFGIVTQENDRPIKDDVSTSISAIFSRKFNDHLSLQLTPMYGHMSSVSAGDPNSFFAVGLGAHMPLSRRFALSAEYYPVIGERAANTKNTFSLGLNIETGGHVFQLFFTSTEWHLEQYVLATNREQFWAGDFRFGFNVNRVFSLVK, from the coding sequence ATGAAAACGATGAACAAACAATTATTCTCAGTTCTGTTTATTATTCTTCTGATTACTTCCACGGTGTATGGCCAAATGGAGCGGAAACGAGTACAAACTGATGGCCCGGTTCAGGATGTATTTTGGGCTCCCACATTGATTACCCAAGCAAGTACGGAACATCTGCCTGCTGGTAATTTAAATAGTACCATTATGCATAGCTTTGGCGTTGCCACTCAGCGTCCACTTCAGACCTTCTTTGGAATCGATAATGTTCGAAATGTACGGCTGGGTATTGATTATGGAATTACCGATCGATGGTCTATGGGTATCGGCCGTTCTTCACTAACTAATATCGTAGACCTGCGTACGAAGCTGGCAATTCTTCAACAAAATCAGTCGGATACCCAACCTATTAGCATATCCGTAAAAGGTGATTTTGGTATAGTAACCCAGGAGAACGATCGGCCGATTAAAGACGATGTGAGTACCTCCATATCGGCCATATTTTCAAGGAAATTTAATGATCACCTTAGCTTGCAACTTACCCCAATGTATGGTCATATGAGCAGTGTTTCTGCCGGTGATCCCAATAGTTTTTTTGCAGTAGGATTGGGAGCTCATATGCCACTTTCGAGGCGCTTCGCGCTATCTGCGGAATACTATCCCGTGATTGGTGAACGGGCTGCTAATACCAAGAACACCTTTTCACTAGGATTGAATATAGAGACCGGGGGACATGTTTTTCAGCTTTTCTTTACCTCTACGGAATGGCATCTTGAACAATATGTTTTAGCTACAAACAGGGAGCAATTTTGGGCAGGTGATTTCCGATTTGGCTTTAACGTGAATCGAGTTTTTTCTCTGGTAAAATAG
- a CDS encoding TlpA family protein disulfide reductase — protein sequence MNSTDNNQKSSGLKRTLIEWGLIGVVIAILYATGLHTEVLGTMQRALLWTGLFDADTSEIATTEGSFLSESDYRFALEKKNGKTVSLSDYRGNVVFINVWASWCPPCVAEMPTIETLYDNVAGEKNIQFILLAMDEDQQKAIDFMEGKEFSMPYFFPASALPNHFRSQYLPTTYVLSKEGQIVYKKEGIADYSSSNFAQWIRDLAQK from the coding sequence ATGAATTCTACTGATAACAATCAAAAATCTTCTGGCCTTAAAAGAACGTTAATCGAATGGGGCCTCATCGGTGTAGTTATTGCCATTCTTTATGCTACGGGATTGCATACCGAGGTACTCGGTACCATGCAGCGTGCCCTGCTATGGACCGGACTATTCGATGCCGATACTTCTGAAATTGCTACCACCGAGGGATCATTTTTATCTGAGTCGGACTATCGTTTTGCCTTGGAAAAAAAGAATGGAAAGACTGTTTCACTGAGTGATTACCGTGGCAATGTAGTTTTTATAAATGTATGGGCTTCGTGGTGTCCACCCTGTGTGGCTGAAATGCCTACTATCGAAACACTCTATGACAATGTTGCCGGTGAAAAAAATATTCAGTTTATCCTTCTGGCAATGGATGAGGATCAACAAAAGGCCATTGATTTTATGGAGGGAAAAGAATTCTCTATGCCCTATTTCTTTCCTGCATCCGCGCTACCGAACCACTTTCGAAGTCAGTACTTGCCAACAACCTATGTCCTCTCCAAAGAGGGACAGATTGTGTATAAAAAGGAAGGCATAGCTGATTATAGCTCTTCTAACTTTGCCCAATGGATTAGGGACCTGGCCCAAAAGTAA
- the pafA gene encoding alkaline phosphatase PafA produces the protein MKLLKSIGFVVLTLLIATQSVWAQNNLSEKDKPRLVVGIVVDQMRYEYIPLYWDKYGEDGFKRLVNEGYSFTNNHFNYFPTYTGPGHAAVYTGTTPAVNGIVGNSWYDRNIDKNMYVVADSTTTPVGTEGEAGKMSPANLMSTTVTDELKEANNDHKVIALSIKDRGAVLPAGHVGDAAYWYEGDSGNFVTSSWYRDQLPKWIQNFNEEGLARELSNKTWETLLPIENYTESNADNTSYEGTFENEEAPVFPHDLEANRGDSYGIVSSTPFGNTLVKELAKSAIEGEDLGSDETTDFLGVSFSSTDYVGHQFGPNSIELQDTYLRLDRDLADLLNYLDKKVGEGNYLVMLTSDHGAVDVPQELIDKKLPGGYFRSDAVIDVLKGYLNRRYGEGEWVEAYANQQVYLDHDLVNRNGVSLKELQKEVAEFLLQFKAVNSTNTAYNYRTKGYSEGYQAMYQRGFQEDRSGDVFIQLKPGWLDSSYETGTSHGSPYNYDTHVPLLFYGWGVPQGSSSEKTTIPQIAPTLSNMLGISFPSGSSAKVLEFK, from the coding sequence ATGAAACTTTTAAAAAGTATAGGATTTGTTGTTTTAACCCTGCTTATTGCAACCCAGTCTGTATGGGCACAGAATAATCTATCTGAAAAAGATAAGCCTAGGCTGGTTGTTGGTATAGTGGTTGACCAGATGCGATATGAATATATCCCTTTGTATTGGGATAAATATGGAGAAGATGGTTTTAAACGATTGGTGAATGAAGGATACAGTTTTACCAATAATCATTTCAATTATTTTCCCACTTACACTGGTCCCGGACATGCTGCTGTTTATACGGGAACAACGCCAGCGGTAAACGGGATTGTAGGAAATTCGTGGTACGATCGTAATATTGACAAAAATATGTATGTGGTTGCAGATTCAACTACAACACCTGTGGGAACGGAAGGAGAGGCCGGTAAGATGTCTCCCGCAAATTTGATGAGTACAACCGTTACTGACGAACTTAAAGAGGCCAACAACGATCATAAAGTGATTGCTTTATCCATTAAAGATCGGGGAGCTGTTCTGCCAGCGGGACATGTAGGAGATGCCGCCTATTGGTATGAAGGAGACTCCGGGAACTTTGTGACTAGCTCTTGGTACCGCGACCAGCTGCCAAAATGGATCCAGAACTTTAACGAAGAAGGATTGGCTCGTGAATTGAGTAATAAAACCTGGGAAACGCTTTTGCCTATTGAAAACTATACCGAAAGCAATGCCGATAATACCTCATATGAAGGTACTTTTGAAAATGAAGAAGCCCCGGTTTTCCCGCATGATCTAGAAGCAAACAGGGGAGACTCCTATGGAATCGTAAGTTCCACTCCTTTTGGTAATACCCTGGTAAAGGAATTAGCTAAAAGTGCAATTGAAGGAGAGGATTTGGGATCTGATGAAACGACTGATTTCCTTGGAGTTAGCTTCTCTTCCACCGATTATGTGGGTCATCAATTTGGACCAAATTCTATTGAACTGCAAGATACTTACTTACGACTTGACCGGGACCTGGCAGATCTGTTGAATTATCTTGATAAGAAAGTCGGCGAGGGAAATTATCTTGTTATGCTGACCTCCGACCATGGTGCGGTAGATGTTCCCCAGGAACTGATCGATAAAAAACTGCCGGGCGGATACTTCAGAAGTGATGCAGTCATTGATGTGCTTAAAGGATATTTAAATCGCAGATACGGTGAAGGCGAATGGGTAGAAGCGTATGCAAATCAGCAGGTTTACCTGGATCATGATTTGGTCAATAGAAATGGAGTCTCGCTTAAGGAATTACAGAAAGAGGTAGCAGAATTTCTTTTGCAATTTAAAGCCGTAAACTCCACAAATACGGCCTATAATTATCGCACCAAGGGATATTCGGAGGGATACCAGGCGATGTATCAGCGGGGATTTCAGGAAGATCGTTCCGGGGATGTATTTATTCAGCTAAAACCGGGCTGGCTGGACAGCAGTTATGAAACCGGGACTTCACATGGATCTCCCTACAATTATGATACGCATGTGCCGCTTCTTTTCTATGGGTGGGGCGTACCACAGGGCTCTTCAAGTGAAAAGACAACTATTCCTCAAATTGCTCCGACCCTATCCAATATGTTGGGTATTAGCTTTCCCAGTGGATCATCGGCAAAAGTCCTGGAGTTTAAATAA
- the crcB gene encoding fluoride efflux transporter CrcB yields MLQSILIVGVGGFFGSIFRYLMTHYVNTSAQSIFPWGTLFVNLLGSFFIGIIIASVISENLSQPYRLLLATGFCGGFTTFSSFSYEFFSLLQHEHTGYAFLYAIGSFGLGLLLVWLGFTLGKAI; encoded by the coding sequence ATGCTACAATCCATTTTAATAGTCGGTGTCGGTGGTTTTTTTGGAAGTATTTTCCGTTATCTAATGACCCATTACGTTAATACAAGTGCCCAGTCTATTTTCCCGTGGGGCACCCTATTCGTCAATTTATTGGGCTCTTTTTTTATAGGCATCATCATCGCTTCTGTAATAAGCGAAAATTTAAGTCAACCTTATCGCCTATTGCTGGCAACCGGTTTCTGCGGTGGATTCACCACTTTCTCTTCTTTTTCCTATGAATTCTTCTCCCTGCTTCAGCATGAGCATACCGGCTATGCTTTTCTATATGCCATAGGCAGTTTTGGATTGGGACTTCTGCTTGTTTGGCTTGGCTTTACCCTTGGGAAAGCAATATAA
- a CDS encoding copper chaperone PCu(A)C, whose product MNSSRLILLTGLVIVGICACTSNESKEGQHEGVIFGKIELSDGWVRPATKGGMSAAYLTISNGTVSRDTLMNISSSAAAKAELHESYKGENGIMAMRPVSQPVIPSGEKLHMSPGRFHIMLQDLNRNLSVGDSVDITLTYSRVDTQSIRLPVKSQP is encoded by the coding sequence ATGAATTCTTCCCGCTTAATTCTTTTAACCGGATTAGTAATAGTTGGGATCTGTGCATGTACTTCCAATGAAAGTAAGGAAGGACAACACGAAGGAGTCATATTCGGTAAAATAGAATTATCAGATGGCTGGGTTAGACCCGCCACAAAAGGAGGTATGAGTGCAGCCTATCTGACTATAAGTAACGGTACAGTCTCCCGGGATACCTTGATGAATATTTCAAGTAGTGCCGCCGCTAAAGCTGAACTTCATGAATCGTATAAAGGCGAAAACGGCATTATGGCAATGCGTCCAGTCTCCCAACCGGTTATTCCGTCCGGGGAAAAATTGCATATGAGTCCCGGGCGATTTCATATTATGCTTCAAGATCTCAACAGGAATCTTAGCGTTGGTGATTCGGTGGATATAACCTTGACCTACAGTCGTGTTGATACGCAATCCATTCGGCTACCAGTAAAATCACAACCTTAA
- a CDS encoding SCO family protein → MKSTSLFVWVIFLLSIALASCGPETIVDLGNESFTLFNSDSTEVQFPDDYKGKTTVISFIYTHCPDVCPAITANMKNIQAELDDTTNIRFVELTFDPKRDTPSTLAKYKKLYDLNDQFSLLTGSASEVDSLLNRLNIVAQKTQIDSLQQDSSEYFMNHSNTIYLMDKQGRIRTEYPANVVPPEHVSEDLQKIR, encoded by the coding sequence ATGAAATCCACGTCCTTATTCGTTTGGGTTATCTTTCTCTTATCAATTGCGCTGGCTTCTTGCGGGCCTGAAACTATTGTTGACCTTGGAAATGAATCCTTTACACTCTTTAATTCTGACAGCACAGAGGTACAATTCCCAGATGATTATAAAGGTAAAACAACGGTCATTAGTTTTATTTATACCCACTGCCCGGACGTGTGTCCTGCTATTACGGCGAATATGAAAAATATACAAGCGGAACTGGATGACACTACCAATATTCGTTTTGTCGAACTTACTTTTGATCCGAAACGGGACACCCCATCGACATTGGCCAAATATAAAAAGCTTTATGACCTTAACGACCAGTTTTCTCTTCTTACCGGTTCTGCCTCCGAGGTCGATTCTCTGCTAAACAGGCTCAATATTGTGGCCCAAAAAACGCAAATTGATTCCCTGCAGCAAGATAGCAGTGAATACTTTATGAACCATTCAAATACCATCTATTTAATGGATAAACAGGGACGCATCCGAACGGAATATCCTGCTAATGTTGTTCCCCCGGAACATGTGTCCGAAGACCTTCAAAAAATACGTTAG
- a CDS encoding DUF3309 family protein has protein sequence MRFIMLGTILIIVLILMLLGSLPTWRYSRTWGYGPSGLLSTLLIIFLILWLLGHI, from the coding sequence ATGAGGTTTATTATGCTAGGTACTATTCTTATTATCGTCCTGATTCTGATGCTTCTCGGTTCTCTGCCAACCTGGAGATACAGCCGGACATGGGGATATGGCCCCAGTGGACTTCTCAGTACACTTCTGATCATTTTTCTGATCCTTTGGCTACTGGGACACATTTAA
- a CDS encoding M14 family metallopeptidase yields MAMHLRFVSFVCLFSLLLLLSSCTSSDEFTGYSYDPEGVTNTTDKEIQEQHKRTIGVSSTGVWISNEFDGARMNNFYRVKDSLYRVVIEPENHPINNSPWYSFKIHSDSPQKIRLQLAYKHGKHRYFPKLSIDGEHWSPIPLSRIEADTAAGTATLTLDLYEEPLWVSAQELLTFDDMQQWADSISTSASVAKLDTVGYSHNNRPILKISAVQNISTRNRGVLIITGRQHPPEVTGGLASQYFIETMLNDSELAKSFRDKFDILIYPVVNPDGVDNGHWRHNGAGIDLNRDWEHFNQPETKAIRDDLLPLTNDSSRTVYYGIDFHSTNENIFYPINRDISTFPEDFTYGWIDTLIKAAPDMPINVEPFPPNSPIAKNWIYHTFGADAVTYEVDDAADRKKLEEISRQTAQIIMRQLLEEWNKNKK; encoded by the coding sequence ATGGCAATGCATCTACGGTTTGTCTCTTTTGTCTGCCTCTTCAGTTTGTTACTGCTGTTAAGCAGTTGTACTTCATCAGACGAATTTACCGGATATTCCTACGATCCTGAAGGCGTCACCAATACAACTGATAAGGAAATACAGGAGCAACACAAGCGAACGATTGGCGTATCATCGACCGGTGTATGGATAAGCAATGAATTTGACGGAGCCCGAATGAACAATTTTTACAGGGTGAAAGATTCACTCTATCGCGTTGTAATTGAGCCTGAAAATCATCCGATAAATAATAGTCCATGGTACTCCTTTAAAATTCATAGCGATTCTCCTCAAAAAATACGCCTGCAGCTTGCCTATAAACACGGAAAACATCGCTATTTTCCCAAATTGAGTATCGATGGCGAACATTGGAGTCCTATTCCTCTGTCAAGAATTGAAGCAGATACAGCAGCCGGGACTGCTACCCTTACCCTTGACCTATATGAAGAACCGCTTTGGGTATCGGCCCAGGAACTACTCACCTTTGATGACATGCAGCAGTGGGCGGACTCTATTAGCACTTCAGCATCCGTAGCCAAGCTGGATACCGTGGGATACTCTCATAATAACCGCCCCATCCTGAAAATTAGTGCGGTACAAAATATCTCCACCAGAAACCGGGGTGTTCTCATTATCACAGGGCGTCAACATCCGCCGGAAGTTACCGGGGGACTAGCCAGTCAATACTTTATTGAAACAATGCTCAACGACAGCGAACTTGCAAAGAGTTTCCGCGACAAGTTTGATATCCTGATCTATCCAGTAGTAAATCCGGATGGCGTGGATAACGGACACTGGCGACATAACGGTGCGGGCATAGACCTTAACCGGGATTGGGAACATTTTAATCAGCCGGAAACCAAGGCTATTCGTGATGATCTTCTGCCATTAACCAATGATTCCAGCCGCACCGTGTACTACGGAATTGATTTCCACTCGACGAATGAGAATATATTCTATCCGATTAACCGAGACATTTCGACCTTCCCGGAAGACTTTACCTATGGGTGGATAGATACGCTCATAAAGGCGGCGCCGGACATGCCCATTAATGTTGAACCTTTTCCGCCTAACTCCCCTATTGCCAAGAATTGGATTTATCACACTTTTGGAGCTGACGCCGTCACCTATGAAGTGGATGATGCCGCAGATCGAAAAAAACTTGAGGAGATATCCCGGCAAACAGCTCAAATAATTATGCGTCAATTGCTTGAAGAATGGAACAAAAACAAGAAATGA
- a CDS encoding BamA/OMP85 family outer membrane protein: MFPQVVIHIFFVGLLLAGWTTDGSSAPNDPERPQVWKVEIEGNEAFSDVLLRDQIATEVPPFFKKLIYGSREGYSLNETTIRKDNIRLANYYKRRGFINVNVNYEIKEGDEPWKKEVYFYIDENAPVHIEKLEYQIDSEGLDEQEVHSKNSFERVKRNHAFQEGNRYESIREPEVIGSFTDVLKNIGFAHASVSIEAEIDSTNLSASVMIHCKAGPLTTIGEIEIKDNNRLSDEYIKRQASLEVGERYSLEKLQDAQQQLFNHHLVRFATISIPEEQPRDSTLRLVLRVRERESRSVELLAGFGTEEKFRGQVSWQHRNAFGAAHRFTSTGRASFIEQSLSLDYLFPYVFNTKSSVILSPFVQHLLESNFELFRTGITNSFIYQYSKTLTASASYEYTKNRELSQQFAQNMPDSTQKYDLSSLQFSSYYTQGYGRQQEGWVIQPYAEIFGFMGLTSLNFQKISLDVRKFTRLSSSTMLATRVQGGRLFNVSTDSLPQNIRYYMGGTNSVRGWQRRQMGPKRAEVDSSGFQRYVPSGGRAMFGFNLEIRQELNALIDGFGIAVFLDGGQIWDSNVDRGIRPIQFGTGGGLRYQSPIGPVRLDVGYKINPTQQDLNFYRGRNYGSSWDRIGIHVSIGQAF; the protein is encoded by the coding sequence TTGTTTCCCCAAGTTGTTATTCACATATTTTTTGTCGGACTGCTGTTAGCCGGATGGACTACTGACGGGAGCTCCGCTCCTAATGATCCCGAACGTCCCCAGGTTTGGAAGGTAGAAATAGAGGGGAATGAGGCTTTTTCGGACGTTTTGCTGAGGGATCAAATTGCAACAGAGGTGCCTCCCTTCTTTAAAAAATTAATCTATGGTAGTAGAGAGGGGTATAGTCTGAATGAAACGACCATACGAAAGGATAATATTCGACTGGCAAATTATTACAAACGCCGGGGCTTCATCAACGTAAATGTTAATTATGAAATTAAAGAAGGAGATGAGCCCTGGAAAAAGGAAGTGTATTTTTATATAGATGAAAACGCTCCCGTTCATATAGAAAAGTTAGAGTACCAGATTGACAGTGAGGGACTAGATGAACAGGAAGTTCACTCCAAAAATAGTTTCGAAAGGGTGAAAAGAAATCATGCCTTCCAGGAAGGTAACAGGTATGAGTCCATACGAGAGCCGGAGGTAATTGGTAGTTTTACTGATGTACTTAAAAATATTGGCTTTGCCCATGCCTCTGTGAGTATTGAGGCAGAGATTGATTCTACAAATTTGAGTGCCAGTGTAATGATACATTGTAAGGCGGGTCCCCTTACTACTATTGGTGAGATAGAAATCAAGGATAACAATCGCCTGTCTGATGAATATATAAAAAGACAGGCTTCTCTTGAGGTTGGAGAACGATACAGTCTGGAAAAATTGCAGGATGCTCAACAACAGCTATTTAATCACCATCTTGTACGTTTTGCTACTATTAGTATTCCGGAGGAGCAACCCAGAGATTCTACTCTACGTTTGGTATTGCGGGTGCGGGAGAGAGAAAGTCGGTCCGTTGAATTATTAGCAGGGTTTGGAACCGAGGAGAAATTTCGTGGACAGGTAAGTTGGCAACACAGAAATGCATTCGGGGCTGCACATCGGTTTACTTCTACCGGCCGGGCGTCTTTTATCGAACAATCCCTCAGTCTTGACTACCTTTTTCCATATGTTTTTAATACGAAAAGCAGTGTTATTCTGTCTCCTTTTGTGCAGCATCTTCTGGAGAGTAATTTCGAATTATTCAGGACAGGTATTACCAATAGTTTTATTTATCAATACAGTAAAACTTTGACCGCATCCGCCTCTTATGAGTACACCAAAAACCGGGAGCTTTCGCAGCAATTTGCACAAAATATGCCCGATTCAACACAAAAATATGATCTCTCATCCCTGCAATTTTCGAGCTATTATACGCAAGGGTACGGTCGGCAGCAGGAAGGATGGGTAATACAGCCTTATGCGGAAATATTTGGTTTTATGGGACTAACCTCTTTAAACTTTCAGAAAATTTCGCTTGATGTCCGAAAATTTACACGGTTAAGCAGTTCTACCATGCTTGCTACCCGGGTACAGGGAGGACGCTTGTTTAATGTATCCACCGATTCTTTACCGCAAAACATCCGATATTATATGGGAGGTACCAATTCCGTTCGGGGCTGGCAACGTCGCCAAATGGGTCCAAAGCGGGCAGAAGTTGATAGCAGTGGTTTCCAGCGCTATGTGCCTTCAGGAGGGCGAGCCATGTTTGGTTTTAATCTGGAAATTCGACAAGAACTTAATGCACTCATAGATGGATTTGGAATAGCTGTATTTTTAGACGGGGGACAGATATGGGATTCAAACGTTGATCGGGGAATTCGTCCGATTCAATTTGGAACGGGTGGAGGTTTACGTTACCAGTCACCTATAGGGCCTGTGCGTCTTGACGTCGGATACAAAATTAACCCTACTCAGCAAGATTTAAATTTCTATAGGGGGCGTAATTATGGCAGTTCATGGGATCGCATTGGTATTCATGTTAGTATAGGTCAGGCATTTTAG